A genomic window from Syntrophomonadaceae bacterium includes:
- a CDS encoding zf-TFIIB domain-containing protein: protein MMCPVCVNVELKMTERQGVEIDYCSKCRGIWLDRGELDKIIELSASQRPATATRRPETAADDWVDRDRDDRNRNRDDWDDRDRGKRKRKSLLGDLFDF from the coding sequence ATGATGTGTCCGGTTTGTGTTAATGTGGAACTAAAGATGACTGAGCGCCAAGGTGTGGAAATAGACTACTGTTCCAAGTGCCGGGGGATATGGCTTGATCGGGGTGAGCTGGATAAGATTATCGAATTATCCGCATCCCAGCGGCCAGCCACAGCCACCCGCCGGCCTGAGACTGCTGCCGATGACTGGGTTGACCGGGATCGGGATGACCGGAATCGGAATCGGGACGATTGGGACGACCGGGATCGGGGCAAGCGCAAGCGCAAGTCTTTGCTAGGCGATCTTTTTGATTTCTAA
- a CDS encoding transposase: MPRHQRIKSDSGYYHVMARGNEKRNIFLADDDKHRFLEILNNKKHGDRFYLHAFCLMDNHFHLMLSEGTENIATIMKRISVSYVYYFNDKYKRVGHLFQDRFKSEVVEQDRDILSLARYIHQNPVKAGKVKSAGEYRWSSYECYLDENNYYRKMVDTELILALLATGKEASKLEFIRFMSQDVDQEYIDLPEEKEDIDVYSAKEIFRKLLQEREIKLDNWSEEQLSDELIKEFKEITNFSIRKIALITGMNKDKVNKILKT; encoded by the coding sequence TATTACCATGTAATGGCTAGAGGGAACGAGAAAAGAAACATCTTTTTGGCCGATGATGATAAACACCGCTTTTTAGAGATCCTAAACAATAAGAAACATGGAGACAGGTTTTATCTTCATGCATTTTGTCTCATGGATAACCATTTCCATTTAATGTTGAGTGAAGGTACTGAGAACATAGCTACAATAATGAAACGTATTTCCGTGAGCTACGTTTATTATTTTAATGATAAGTATAAAAGAGTAGGCCATCTATTTCAGGACAGATTTAAGAGTGAGGTAGTAGAGCAGGATAGGGATATTCTCTCACTAGCAAGATATATACATCAAAACCCCGTTAAAGCAGGCAAGGTTAAGTCAGCCGGAGAATATAGGTGGAGCAGCTATGAATGCTATTTAGACGAAAACAATTATTACAGAAAAATGGTTGATACGGAATTAATTCTTGCCCTTTTAGCGACAGGCAAGGAAGCCTCTAAGCTAGAGTTTATAAGGTTTATGAGCCAGGACGTAGACCAAGAATACATTGATTTACCTGAAGAAAAGGAAGATATAGATGTGTATTCAGCAAAAGAAATCTTTAGGAAATTGCTTCAGGAGCGAGAGATAAAATTAGATAACTGGTCTGAAGAACAGCTTTCAGATGAATTAATCAAGGAGTTCAAAGAAATAACCAACTTTTCAATCAGGAAAATTGCGTTAATTACCGGTATGAACAAGGATAAGGTTAACAAGATCCTGAAAACTTAG